In the Deltaproteobacteria bacterium genome, one interval contains:
- a CDS encoding TIGR00153 family protein encodes MTFLREFLSHNKKEKVVVQSIREHICLLCSAIEAFREALEKNNKHLMRSIADLEREGDSIRREIISKIYEGAFLPYLRPDLCRFVEIIDDVFDVLKDTSLNCLDATIPESIRDECVRVAFLNTEMCKMLLLTFDAMLRGENLREKALAIRIYEKKIDDIKFELFRTARKVDIGNFWEGQVLSHFLSGLTEVSDIIEDATDHLQIISVSMR; translated from the coding sequence ATGACGTTTCTTAGAGAATTCCTGTCTCACAACAAGAAAGAAAAAGTGGTGGTGCAGAGCATTCGAGAACACATCTGTCTCCTTTGCTCCGCCATCGAAGCCTTCCGAGAAGCTTTAGAGAAAAATAACAAACATCTCATGAGAAGTATTGCCGATCTGGAACGCGAGGGAGATTCCATCAGGAGAGAAATAATTTCCAAAATCTACGAGGGCGCCTTCCTGCCGTATCTTAGGCCGGACCTGTGCAGATTTGTTGAGATTATCGATGACGTCTTCGATGTGTTGAAGGACACTTCACTCAATTGTCTTGATGCCACGATCCCTGAATCAATACGGGATGAATGCGTCAGAGTAGCTTTTCTCAACACTGAAATGTGCAAGATGCTCCTGCTTACTTTCGACGCCATGCTCAGAGGAGAAAATCTCAGGGAAAAGGCGCTGGCTATTCGAATTTACGAGAAAAAGATAGACGACATCAAGTTCGAGCTCTTTCGAACCGCTCGTAAAGTAGACATAGGAAACTTCTGGGAAGGGCAAGTGCTGTCGCACTTTCTCTCTGGGCTCACCGAGGTGAGCGATATCATTGAAGATGCCACCGATCACTTGCAGATCATCAGCGTGAGCATGCGCTAA
- a CDS encoding anion permease, whose amino-acid sequence MWKVLSGAFLGWSLGANDSANVFGTGVLTGLIKYRTAILLTAFFVLCGALIEGQKGMETVEELSLLLPLDAFYCALAAALTISFLTYLSLPASTSQAIIGAVTAAGLLSGTADFLMLYKIVLCWVLTPVGGIIFSFVIYKALSYGIDRTITSITGRNYFYALGIVVAGCYGAYSLGGNNVANVTAVYVGAGVLSTKQALWIGGASIAAGVLTYSKKVMVTIGKSIAPLDPFSALVTVLAEAFTLHLFTQVGVPVSSSQAIVGAVVGVGLVRDSRTLSTSMLIKIALGWLFTPLIACLLTILFLHFIG is encoded by the coding sequence ATGTGGAAGGTCTTGAGTGGTGCTTTCTTGGGATGGAGCCTGGGCGCCAACGACTCTGCCAACGTATTCGGCACTGGAGTTCTCACCGGCCTCATCAAGTATCGGACTGCCATTCTTTTGACCGCTTTTTTCGTTCTGTGCGGAGCCCTCATTGAAGGTCAAAAGGGTATGGAGACCGTGGAAGAGCTGTCCCTGCTGTTACCTCTGGATGCCTTTTACTGCGCCCTCGCTGCAGCTCTCACCATCTCTTTTCTCACCTATCTATCCTTGCCCGCCTCAACCTCACAGGCAATTATTGGGGCTGTGACTGCTGCCGGGCTTCTCTCGGGCACTGCTGATTTCTTGATGCTCTACAAGATCGTCCTTTGCTGGGTCCTCACACCTGTAGGGGGCATTATTTTCAGCTTCGTAATCTACAAAGCTCTGAGTTATGGGATCGACCGCACCATAACGAGCATCACGGGAAGAAATTACTTTTATGCACTGGGGATCGTTGTCGCCGGCTGCTACGGCGCCTATTCTTTAGGGGGCAACAATGTGGCTAATGTCACCGCCGTCTACGTCGGCGCCGGCGTTCTCTCCACCAAGCAGGCTCTCTGGATTGGCGGTGCCAGCATCGCTGCGGGTGTCCTCACTTACAGCAAAAAGGTCATGGTCACCATTGGTAAGAGCATCGCTCCTCTCGATCCCTTCTCGGCTCTTGTTACTGTGCTTGCCGAAGCCTTTACCCTTCACCTCTTTACTCAGGTGGGAGTCCCGGTGAGTTCCTCTCAGGCGATTGTTGGGGCGGTGGTCGGTGTGGGGCTTGTGAGAGATTCTAGAACCCTGAGCACTTCCATGCTCATCAAGATCGCCTTAGGATGGCTATTCACCCCGCTGATTGCCTGCCTGCTGACCATTCTCTTCCTCCACTTCATCGGCTAG